The Terriglobus tenax genome contains a region encoding:
- the acnA gene encoding aconitate hydratase AcnA, producing MSTLNSFGAKATLASGGKDYTYYRLDALHTVQLSRLPFSLKILLENLLRREDGVTVTKDDIEFLVNWDSAAEPSREIAYMPARVLMQDFTGVPAIVDLAAMRDAMKAIGGDAQKINPLVPAELVIDHSVQVDEYGTANAYDLNSLLEFQRNRERYAFLKWGQTGFRNFSAVPPGMGICHQVNLEYLARVVFTTDENVAYPDTLVGTDSHTTMVNGLGVLGWGVGGIEAEAAMLGQAVSMLVPQVVGFKLTGKLKQGTTATDLVLTVTEMLRKHGVVGKFVEFFGSGISALPLADRATIANMAPEYGATCGIFPVDHETLNYLRLTGRSEEQIALVEAYYKAQGMFHTADAKEATYTSTLELDLSKVEPSVAGPKRPQDRVLLSKTAESFKSQLPSLFGPNGDKSSDRQVARWQGEGGHGEANGVVATKDEPIASIKDRLGVDVDQYLHHGSIVIAAITSCTNTSNPNVMLAAGLLAKKAVEKGLSTPPWVKTSLAPGSRVVTDYYDKAGLTEYLNKLRFNTVGYGCTTCIGNSGALPTDVSKAIEDHGLVAVSVLSGNRNFEGRINSDVRANYLMSPPLVVAYALAGRIDFDFDSEPLGKGKDGMPVYLRDIWPSQEEVAQTVASSIDSSMFHKEYSTVADGDINWQNLKFPLGDTYGWEADSTYIRQAPYFDNMPATPAPVTDITAARVLAVLGDSITTDHISPAGSIKLNSPAGKYLTEHGVKPADFNSYGSRRGNHEVMVRGTFANVRLKNRLAPGTEGGVTRLLPEGEQMSIYDASITYAERGVPLAILAGKEYGSGSSRDWAAKGTRLLGVRFVIAESYERIHRSNLVGMGILPLQFLPGDCVDSLNLKGEEIFHLGTKPGELKEMLDSKFAGGKLLTVTTENTVGETKSFNVQVRIDTPQEILYYQHGGILQYVLRQLAGKA from the coding sequence ATGAGCACCCTGAATAGCTTCGGCGCAAAAGCCACCCTCGCCTCTGGTGGCAAGGACTATACCTATTACCGTCTTGACGCTCTGCACACCGTCCAGCTCTCCCGTCTGCCGTTCTCGCTGAAGATCCTGCTCGAGAACCTGCTGCGCCGCGAAGACGGGGTCACCGTCACCAAGGACGACATCGAATTCCTGGTCAACTGGGACTCCGCCGCCGAGCCCAGCCGCGAGATCGCCTACATGCCCGCCCGCGTCCTCATGCAGGACTTCACCGGCGTTCCCGCCATTGTCGACCTGGCCGCCATGCGCGATGCCATGAAGGCCATCGGCGGCGATGCCCAGAAGATCAACCCGCTGGTCCCCGCCGAGCTGGTTATTGACCACTCCGTGCAGGTGGACGAGTACGGCACCGCCAACGCCTATGACCTGAACTCGCTGCTCGAGTTCCAGCGCAACCGCGAGCGCTACGCCTTCCTGAAGTGGGGACAGACCGGCTTCCGTAACTTCTCCGCCGTGCCTCCCGGCATGGGCATCTGCCACCAGGTCAACCTGGAGTACCTGGCTCGCGTCGTCTTCACCACGGACGAGAACGTCGCCTACCCTGACACGCTGGTTGGCACCGACTCGCACACCACCATGGTCAACGGTCTGGGTGTTCTGGGCTGGGGCGTTGGCGGCATTGAGGCCGAGGCCGCCATGCTGGGCCAGGCTGTCTCCATGCTGGTTCCGCAGGTGGTCGGCTTCAAACTGACGGGCAAGCTGAAGCAGGGAACCACCGCCACCGACCTCGTTCTGACCGTCACCGAGATGCTGCGCAAGCATGGCGTTGTCGGCAAGTTCGTCGAGTTCTTTGGCTCGGGCATCAGCGCCCTGCCGCTGGCCGACCGTGCCACCATCGCCAACATGGCGCCGGAATACGGCGCGACCTGCGGTATCTTCCCCGTGGACCACGAGACACTGAACTACCTGCGTCTGACCGGCCGCAGCGAAGAGCAGATCGCCCTGGTCGAGGCCTATTACAAGGCCCAGGGCATGTTCCACACCGCCGACGCGAAGGAGGCCACCTACACCTCCACCCTGGAACTGGACCTCAGCAAGGTAGAGCCCAGCGTTGCCGGTCCCAAGCGTCCTCAGGACCGTGTCCTGCTCTCCAAGACCGCCGAGAGCTTCAAGTCGCAGCTCCCGTCGCTCTTCGGCCCCAACGGTGACAAGTCCTCTGACCGCCAGGTCGCACGCTGGCAGGGTGAGGGTGGCCACGGCGAAGCAAACGGCGTGGTTGCCACCAAGGACGAGCCGATTGCCAGCATCAAGGACCGTCTTGGCGTAGACGTGGATCAGTACCTGCACCACGGATCGATCGTCATTGCAGCCATCACCAGCTGCACCAACACCTCCAACCCCAACGTCATGCTGGCCGCCGGGCTTCTCGCCAAAAAAGCGGTCGAGAAGGGTCTCAGCACTCCGCCGTGGGTTAAGACCTCGCTCGCACCGGGTTCGCGTGTCGTTACGGACTACTACGACAAGGCCGGCCTGACCGAGTACCTGAACAAGCTGCGCTTCAACACCGTCGGCTACGGCTGCACCACCTGCATCGGCAACTCGGGCGCTCTGCCCACTGATGTCTCGAAGGCGATTGAAGACCACGGTCTGGTGGCGGTTTCGGTGCTCTCCGGCAACCGTAACTTTGAAGGCCGTATCAACTCCGACGTGCGTGCCAACTACCTGATGTCGCCGCCGCTGGTTGTGGCTTATGCCCTGGCTGGCCGCATTGACTTCGACTTCGACAGCGAGCCGCTGGGCAAGGGCAAGGACGGCATGCCGGTTTACCTGCGCGACATCTGGCCGTCGCAGGAAGAGGTGGCCCAGACAGTCGCCAGCTCCATCGACAGCAGCATGTTCCACAAGGAGTACTCCACCGTTGCCGACGGCGATATCAACTGGCAGAACCTGAAGTTCCCGCTGGGCGATACCTACGGATGGGAAGCTGATTCCACCTACATCCGCCAGGCTCCGTACTTTGACAACATGCCGGCCACCCCGGCTCCTGTCACGGACATCACCGCGGCCCGCGTGCTGGCGGTGCTGGGTGACTCCATCACCACCGATCACATCTCGCCCGCCGGCTCCATCAAGCTGAACTCGCCTGCCGGCAAGTACCTGACCGAGCATGGTGTGAAGCCCGCCGACTTTAATAGCTACGGTTCGCGCCGCGGCAACCACGAAGTCATGGTGCGCGGTACCTTCGCCAATGTTCGTCTGAAGAACCGCCTTGCTCCTGGCACCGAAGGTGGCGTAACGCGCCTTCTGCCCGAGGGCGAGCAGATGTCCATCTACGACGCCTCCATCACCTACGCCGAGCGCGGCGTGCCGCTGGCCATCCTCGCAGGCAAGGAGTACGGTTCCGGCTCCTCGCGCGACTGGGCTGCCAAAGGCACGCGCCTTCTGGGTGTCCGCTTCGTCATCGCGGAGAGCTACGAGCGTATCCACCGCAGCAACCTGGTGGGCATGGGCATCCTGCCCCTGCAGTTCCTTCCGGGCGACTGCGTCGATTCGCTCAACCTCAAGGGCGAGGAGATCTTCCACCTGGGCACCAAGCCGGGCGAACTGAAGGAGATGCTGGACTCGAAGTTCGCCGGCGGCAAGCTGCTGACCGTCACCACCGAGAACACCGTCGGCGAAACGAAGAGCTTCAACGTGCAGGTGCGTATCGACACCCCGCAGGAGATCCTCTACTACCAGCACGGCGGCATCCTGCAGTACGTTCTGCGCCAGCTCGCCGGCAAGGCATAA